Below is a window of Moorella thermoacetica DNA.
CGCCTGGCGGTGTCGACGATTTTTTGCGAGGATTGATCTAGCACCCGGTGATCAAAGGCCTTTAAGCGAATACGTATCTTCTGCCTCGCCATGCGTTAATTACCCTCCTTCATGGCACGGGATCAGGCGTAACGCCTGATCCCTTACCGCTCCTTAATTATTCGATAATCCCGGTAACAACGCCGGCGCCGACAGTACGACCACCTTCGCGGATAGCGAAACGCAGGCCTTCTTCAATAGCAATGGGGGTAATGAGCTCAATGGTCATACGGATGTTATCGCCCGGCATGACCATCTCTACACCTTCGGGGAGGTTTACCACGCCGGTAACGTCGGTAGTCCGGAAATAGAACTGGGGCCGGTAGCCATTAAAGAAGGGAGTATGCCGGCCACCTTCCTCTTTGGTCAGGACGTAAACCTCGGCATTGAATTTGGTATGGGGTTTAATGCTGCCCGGTTTGGCCAGGACCATACCGCGCTCGACCTCTTTGCGGTCGACACCACGGAGGAGGGTGCCGATATTGTCACCAGCAACGGCTTCGTCGAGGATCTTGCGGAACATCTCCACACCGGTGACTACCGTCTTGCGGATCTCGTCGCGCAGGCCGATAATCTCGACTTCATCCCCGACTTTGACCTTGCCCCTCTCCACCCTGCCGGTGGTCACGGTACCGCGGCCGGTAATGGTGAAGACGTCTTCAATGGGCATCAGGAAAGGTTTGTCGGTGTCACGCTCGGGTGTAGGAATATAGCTGTCTACGGCATCCATCAGCTCCCACACCTTGCCGCACCATTCGCATTCCCGTTTGCCGCAACCGCATTCCATGGCTTTCAGGGCGCTGCCGGTGACAATAGGAATCTCATCGCCCGGGAATTCATATTCAGTTAAAAGCTCCCGGACTTCCATCTCCACGAGTTCCAGGAGTTCGGGATCGTCTACCTGGTCAACTTTATTCAGGAAAACAACGATGTAAGGAACGCCTACCTGGCGGGCCAGAAGGATGTGTTCACGGGTCTGGGGCATGGGACCGTCGGCCGCTGATACTACCAGGATGGCACCGTCCATCTGTGCCGCACCGGTAATCATGTTCTTGACGTAGTCGGCGTGACCCGGGCAGTCAACATGGGCATAGTGCCTTTTCTCGGTTTCGTACTCTACGTGGGCCGTGGCGATGGTAATTCCACGTTCTCTCTCTTCCGGCGCCTTATCAATCTGATCGTAGGCCGTAGGTACAGCGCCGCCGGCCTTGGCCAGGCAGAAGGTAATGGCTGCCGTCAGGGTCGTCTTGCCATGGTCAACGTGCCCGATGGTACCAACGTTGACATGGGGTTTCGTGCGTTCATATTTTTGTTTGGCCATAGTCTTTTAGCCTCCTTAAAATATAGCTCTTTTAGCTCTATAATTTGGGCTATGTTTCCAGGGGAGGGTATCTTCCTCCCCAACTCAAAACTAAATCGTCAGTAAGGTGACTACCTTCCTTAGGCACCCTGGCGCTTGCTGATAATCTCCTCAGCAATATTTTTGGGGACCTCTTCGTAGTGGTCAAATTGCATGACGTAGGTACCCCGACCCTGGGTGCGTGAACGCAGGTCAGTGGCATACCCGAACATCTCCGCCAGAGGTACGTGGGCGCGGATAACCTGGGCACCGGCCCGGGGTTCCATACCCTCGACCCGGCCCCGGCGCGAGTTCAGGTCGCCGATTACGTCACCCATATACTCATCGGGAACAACAACTTCAACCCTCATAACCGGTTCCAGCAGAACAGGCTGGGCCTTTTTGGCGGCATCCTTAAAGGCCAGGGAACCGGCAATCTTGAAGGCCATTTCCGACGAATCCACTTCATGGTAGGATCCGTCAACCAGGGTCGCCCGAACGTCTACCACCGGGTAACCGGCCAGGACGCCGTTGGCCATAGCCTCCTGGATGCCGGCATCCACTGCCGGGATATATTCCTTGGGAATGACTCCGCCGACAATTTTGTTGACAAACTCATAACCCTTGCCGGGTTCCTGCGGTTCTATCTCGATGATTACATGGCCGTACTGGCCGTGACCACCGGTCTGGCGAATAAATTTACCCTCGGCTTTAACAGGCCGGCGAATAGTCTCTTTATAAGCTACCTGGGGCCGGCCAACCTTGGCTCCGACTTTGAACTCCCGCAGGAGACGATCCACGATAATCTCCAGATGTAGTTCGCCCATACCTGAAATAATGGTTTGTCCCGTCTCCTGGTCAGTGTACATTCTAAAGGTCAGGTCCTCTTCGGCCAGCTTTTGCAGCGCGATGCTCATTTTTTCCTGGTCAGCCTTGATTTTCGGTTCAATGGCCACCGAAATAACCGGCTCCGGAAATTCCATTGCTTCCAGGACAATAGGATGTTGCTCATCGCACAGGGTATCCCCGGTGGTGGTTTCTTTAAGCCCCACGGCCGCCGCGATATCGCCGGCATAGGCCTCATCTATCTCTTCCCGGTGATTGGCGTGCATGCGTAAAATCCGGCCGATGCGTTCCCGGCGTCCCTTGGTCGAGTTGTAAACATAAGAGCCGGATTTCAGGGTGCCGGAATAAACCCTGAAGAAGGTTAGTTTGCCTACATAAGGATCGGCCATGATTTTAAAGGCCAAAGCCGCAAAAGGTTCGTTATCGCTGGAATGGCGTTCGTCTTCATCGCCGGTTTCCGGATCCACGCCTTGAATAGCCGGGACGTCAGTCGGTGCCGGCAGAAAATCAACTATGGCGTCCAGCAGGGGCTGAACTCCTTTGTTTTTAAAGGAAGATCCGCAGAGTACCGGCACCATTTTCACAGCAATGGTCGCTTTACGAATACCGGCTTTAATCTCCTCCGGCGTCAATTCCTCGCCTTCCAGGTATTTGATCATTAGCTCCTCATCGCTTTCGGCTACAGCCTCCAGCAGTTTTTCCCGGTACTCCTGCACCAGGTCTTCCATCTCGGCAGGGATTGGTTCCTCATCCAGGGTGGTTCCTAATTCATCGGTATAATAAATGGCCTTCATGTTAATCAGGTCCACCATACCCTGGAAGCTATCCTCCGCGCCGATAGGCAACTGGATAGGCACCGGGTTGGCTCCCAGGCGTTCGGCAATCATCCGCACGCCCCGGAAGAAATCGGCCCCGACGCGATCCATCTTGTTGATGTAGGCAATTCTAGGTACACCATATTTATCGGCCTGGCGCCAGACGGTTTCCGACTGGGGTTCTACCCCACCTACGG
It encodes the following:
- the fusA gene encoding elongation factor G, which translates into the protein MAREYPLEKTRNIGIMAHIDAGKTTTTERILFYTGREHRMGEVHDGNATMDWMIQEQERGITITSAATTCFWRNHRINIIDTPGHVDFTVEVERSLRVLDGAVAVFCSVGGVEPQSETVWRQADKYGVPRIAYINKMDRVGADFFRGVRMIAERLGANPVPIQLPIGAEDSFQGMVDLINMKAIYYTDELGTTLDEEPIPAEMEDLVQEYREKLLEAVAESDEELMIKYLEGEELTPEEIKAGIRKATIAVKMVPVLCGSSFKNKGVQPLLDAIVDFLPAPTDVPAIQGVDPETGDEDERHSSDNEPFAALAFKIMADPYVGKLTFFRVYSGTLKSGSYVYNSTKGRRERIGRILRMHANHREEIDEAYAGDIAAAVGLKETTTGDTLCDEQHPIVLEAMEFPEPVISVAIEPKIKADQEKMSIALQKLAEEDLTFRMYTDQETGQTIISGMGELHLEIIVDRLLREFKVGAKVGRPQVAYKETIRRPVKAEGKFIRQTGGHGQYGHVIIEIEPQEPGKGYEFVNKIVGGVIPKEYIPAVDAGIQEAMANGVLAGYPVVDVRATLVDGSYHEVDSSEMAFKIAGSLAFKDAAKKAQPVLLEPVMRVEVVVPDEYMGDVIGDLNSRRGRVEGMEPRAGAQVIRAHVPLAEMFGYATDLRSRTQGRGTYVMQFDHYEEVPKNIAEEIISKRQGA
- the tuf gene encoding elongation factor Tu, producing MAKQKYERTKPHVNVGTIGHVDHGKTTLTAAITFCLAKAGGAVPTAYDQIDKAPEERERGITIATAHVEYETEKRHYAHVDCPGHADYVKNMITGAAQMDGAILVVSAADGPMPQTREHILLARQVGVPYIVVFLNKVDQVDDPELLELVEMEVRELLTEYEFPGDEIPIVTGSALKAMECGCGKRECEWCGKVWELMDAVDSYIPTPERDTDKPFLMPIEDVFTITGRGTVTTGRVERGKVKVGDEVEIIGLRDEIRKTVVTGVEMFRKILDEAVAGDNIGTLLRGVDRKEVERGMVLAKPGSIKPHTKFNAEVYVLTKEEGGRHTPFFNGYRPQFYFRTTDVTGVVNLPEGVEMVMPGDNIRMTIELITPIAIEEGLRFAIREGGRTVGAGVVTGIIE